The proteins below are encoded in one region of Clostridium estertheticum:
- the dltA gene encoding D-alanine--poly(phosphoribitol) ligase subunit DltA: MDFINVIENYCTTNKVAHIYKNSNLTYSELKAKSDSLAVNIIDLFGKDKTPIIVFGHKDHLMLISFLACAKSGHPYIPVDISTPITRLKDILIISGAKLIINTSDDLSDIPANIVLNKSDLEKRLLQYENKIPNISYRLKGEDIYYIIYTSGSTGKPKGVQITKNCIQSFIDWSITLINEKDKIFMNQAPFSFDLSVMDTYLSLVSGSILYSIDNDMIANLPELFINFKSSGITTWVSTPSFAEMSLQSEQFNENLLPELNQMLFCGETLSKECVKRLFERFPTIKIINFYGPTEATVAVTAVEIKKEMLLSKETLPVGYVKKDCEIIIEENTNEILILGDSVSIGYFADPILTEKFFFNSEISGVKKRGYRTGDMGYTVNGLLYYEGRIDNQIKLHGYRVEIEDIENNIRKLPFIKNAVVVPIKENGTIKYLVTAVVLNDKFEGNIILTVKKFLRDLLPSYMIPRKVKVIEVLPMNANGKIDRKKIMEEF; encoded by the coding sequence ATGGATTTTATTAATGTAATTGAAAATTATTGTACTACTAATAAAGTAGCTCATATTTATAAAAATAGTAATTTAACTTATAGTGAACTTAAAGCAAAATCAGATTCACTTGCTGTAAATATCATAGATTTATTCGGCAAAGACAAAACACCTATAATAGTTTTTGGACATAAGGATCATTTAATGCTTATAAGCTTTTTAGCTTGCGCTAAAAGTGGACATCCATATATTCCAGTAGATATCTCGACTCCAATTACAAGACTTAAAGATATTTTAATTATATCTGGTGCTAAATTAATTATAAATACATCGGATGACTTATCTGATATTCCTGCAAATATAGTACTAAATAAAAGTGATTTAGAAAAAAGACTATTACAATATGAGAATAAAATACCCAATATAAGTTATAGACTTAAGGGTGAAGATATTTATTACATAATCTATACTTCAGGAAGTACTGGCAAACCAAAGGGAGTGCAGATAACAAAAAATTGCATTCAAAGCTTCATTGATTGGAGTATAACTCTAATTAATGAAAAGGATAAAATATTCATGAATCAAGCACCTTTTTCTTTTGATTTATCTGTAATGGACACCTATTTATCATTGGTTTCTGGTTCAATACTATATAGTATTGATAATGATATGATAGCTAATTTACCTGAACTTTTTATAAATTTTAAATCTTCCGGTATTACAACCTGGGTCTCTACTCCATCTTTCGCAGAAATGTCTTTACAAAGTGAGCAGTTTAATGAAAATTTATTACCTGAATTGAACCAAATGTTATTTTGTGGAGAAACTCTTTCCAAGGAATGCGTAAAAAGATTGTTTGAAAGATTCCCTACAATTAAAATAATAAATTTTTATGGTCCAACAGAGGCAACAGTTGCAGTAACTGCAGTTGAAATAAAAAAAGAAATGCTTTTAAGTAAAGAAACTCTTCCAGTTGGATACGTGAAAAAAGACTGTGAAATAATCATAGAAGAAAATACAAATGAGATATTAATATTAGGCGATAGTGTAAGTATAGGTTACTTTGCTGACCCTATATTAACAGAAAAATTCTTCTTTAACAGCGAAATTTCTGGTGTAAAAAAAAGAGGATACAGAACAGGAGATATGGGTTATACTGTTAATGGTCTATTATATTATGAGGGTCGAATAGATAATCAAATTAAACTTCATGGCTATAGAGTGGAAATTGAAGATATTGAAAATAATATCAGAAAACTTCCTTTTATAAAAAATGCAGTTGTAGTACCTATTAAAGAAAATGGCACAATTAAATATTTAGTAACAGCAGTAGTTTTAAATGATAAATTTGAAGGAAACATAATTCTAACAGTTAAAAAATTCTTAAGGGACTTATTACCTTCGTATATGATACCTCGTAAAGTAAAGGTAATAGAAGTTTTACCAATGAACGCTAATGGCAAAATAGATAGAAAAAAGATAATGGAGGAATTTTAG